A genomic stretch from uncultured Cohaesibacter sp. includes:
- a CDS encoding efflux RND transporter permease subunit yields the protein MANKHLEGMTRIFVARPILAFVLNLLIIIAGIAALSGVEVREMPDVDKPSLSIRTTYDGASAEVVDREITSVLEDAFGALDGVKGISSTSSYGRSRITLDLNSDSDVDIAANEAREIVSQTMRQLPDDVEDPTVRKSNADADPIIRLALSGNKSLAELTTLAEGQITDRLNLVEGIAEITVTGARANEFRINVSMPALLARGLTLNDISTTLRTLRNDYSLGSVDSDTSTTTLRSINPVVTAEMIGKLRINATTYISDIANVQLTGEDTTQAARVNGRPSIGIDIVRQSVGNTLTISQDVRQAVAELKDQLPKGVTLTTTTDDGIFIEGSIQEVTKSILLAVAIVIVVIFLFLRSWRATIIPAIAIPVALIGTLAAIWIVGFSVNTISLLALVLATGMVVDDAIVVVENIVRRRHEGEGARLAAVTGTNEVFFAVISTTATLAAVFIPISFLPGQAGGVFSEFGFVLAFCVTLSSVVALTMAPMLASILDPGKPSKKMLAANGKDAYFEDSRPKKLFLKVIDKAIRYPLLTIGIAIAFAVFAIGAAQNLTSTLTPSEDRGMFFMIISGPVGGANDYMNEQTEEVEEILAPYRETGEITSVLSLIGRGGGTRAFVIVRLANWADRDRDQQAILAELNRKFTKIPGIRVIARSGNSLGIRGGGSGLSFAVTGNDYPRLVEGADKLIAAMEQDPTFTNPQLRSNDTSLQISVDIDRDRALELGITPDTVADTISAVTQGLTPTSVFINGEEVDLTVNPDGGWPVNDASDLERMFARTSEGNIIPLSSVASFQQVLSQASYAREGGSLAISVNANLPQGVDLGQAVERMRAIAQDVLPQGTSVTLLGEAAELDSGRAGTLLIFGIAAIIVFLVLAAQFESFVSALIIMITVPFGLAAAMLAILITGGTLNYYSQIGLVMLIGVMAKNGILIVEFANQLRERGQDIDSAIRDAVSLRIRPVMMTMVSTVFGGLPLILTSGAGAEARIAVGWVVVGGLGFATLFTLFLIPVLYRWIAPLGGEPGAASHRLEKEVASHVDPVD from the coding sequence ATGGCGAACAAGCATCTTGAAGGCATGACCCGCATCTTTGTTGCCCGTCCCATTCTGGCCTTCGTTCTCAACCTGTTGATCATCATCGCCGGCATTGCTGCGCTTTCGGGCGTCGAGGTGCGTGAGATGCCCGATGTCGACAAACCCTCCCTGTCCATCCGCACCACCTATGATGGGGCCTCTGCCGAAGTGGTCGACAGGGAAATCACATCCGTGCTGGAAGACGCCTTCGGGGCGCTGGATGGGGTCAAGGGTATCTCCTCGACCTCCAGCTATGGCCGAAGTCGCATCACATTGGATCTCAACAGCGATAGCGACGTGGATATTGCGGCCAACGAGGCGCGCGAGATCGTCTCCCAGACCATGCGCCAGTTGCCTGACGATGTGGAAGATCCAACCGTGCGCAAGAGCAATGCAGATGCAGATCCCATCATCCGCCTCGCCCTTTCGGGCAACAAGAGCCTTGCCGAGCTCACCACCTTGGCAGAAGGCCAGATCACAGATCGGCTCAATCTGGTGGAAGGCATTGCCGAAATCACGGTGACAGGCGCGCGGGCCAATGAATTCCGGATCAATGTCTCCATGCCAGCGCTTCTGGCCCGGGGGCTGACACTCAATGACATCAGCACAACGCTCAGAACCCTGCGCAATGACTATTCGCTGGGCTCGGTCGACAGCGATACAAGCACGACTACCCTGCGTTCCATCAACCCGGTTGTGACAGCCGAAATGATCGGCAAGCTGCGCATCAATGCGACGACCTATATCTCCGATATTGCCAATGTGCAGTTGACAGGCGAAGACACCACTCAGGCTGCCCGCGTCAATGGGCGCCCGTCCATCGGCATCGATATCGTGCGCCAGTCCGTCGGCAACACGCTGACCATCTCGCAAGATGTGCGGCAGGCTGTTGCAGAGTTGAAGGACCAGTTGCCCAAGGGCGTTACCCTGACGACAACCACCGACGATGGGATTTTCATCGAAGGGTCCATTCAGGAAGTCACTAAGTCGATCCTTCTGGCCGTGGCCATCGTGATCGTCGTCATCTTTCTGTTTCTGCGGTCCTGGCGGGCCACCATCATTCCGGCCATTGCCATTCCGGTGGCCCTGATCGGTACCCTCGCTGCCATCTGGATTGTCGGCTTTTCGGTCAACACCATCAGCCTGCTGGCTCTCGTGCTCGCCACCGGCATGGTGGTGGATGACGCCATCGTGGTGGTGGAAAATATTGTCCGCAGGCGTCATGAGGGCGAAGGGGCTCGCCTGGCTGCCGTGACGGGCACCAACGAGGTATTCTTCGCGGTGATCTCGACAACGGCCACGCTGGCTGCTGTCTTCATCCCCATTTCCTTCCTGCCCGGACAGGCAGGTGGCGTTTTTTCCGAGTTTGGTTTCGTGCTCGCCTTCTGCGTCACGCTGTCCTCTGTTGTGGCCCTCACCATGGCCCCGATGCTGGCTTCCATTCTCGATCCGGGCAAGCCATCCAAGAAAATGCTGGCAGCAAACGGAAAGGATGCCTATTTCGAAGACAGTCGGCCCAAGAAGCTGTTTCTGAAGGTGATCGACAAGGCCATCCGCTACCCGCTGCTGACCATCGGTATCGCCATAGCCTTTGCCGTCTTCGCCATTGGTGCGGCCCAGAATCTCACCAGCACCCTGACGCCATCCGAAGACCGGGGCATGTTTTTCATGATTATCTCCGGTCCGGTGGGTGGGGCCAATGACTATATGAACGAGCAGACCGAGGAGGTGGAAGAGATCCTTGCCCCTTATCGCGAAACCGGCGAGATCACGTCTGTCTTGAGCCTGATTGGCCGCGGTGGCGGCACCCGCGCCTTCGTGATTGTGCGCCTTGCCAACTGGGCGGATCGCGACCGTGACCAGCAGGCGATTCTGGCTGAATTGAACCGCAAATTCACCAAGATCCCCGGCATTCGCGTCATCGCCCGTTCGGGGAACTCGCTTGGTATCCGCGGCGGTGGTTCGGGCCTCAGCTTCGCGGTTACGGGCAACGACTATCCAAGGCTGGTGGAAGGGGCGGACAAGCTGATTGCAGCCATGGAACAAGACCCGACCTTCACCAATCCGCAGCTGCGATCCAATGACACCTCCTTGCAGATCAGCGTGGACATAGACCGGGACCGGGCGCTGGAACTGGGCATTACGCCTGATACGGTTGCCGACACCATCTCGGCAGTCACGCAGGGACTGACCCCGACCTCAGTCTTCATCAATGGGGAAGAGGTCGACCTCACCGTCAATCCCGATGGTGGCTGGCCGGTCAATGACGCAAGCGATCTGGAACGCATGTTTGCCCGCACGAGTGAGGGCAACATCATTCCACTTTCCTCGGTAGCCAGTTTCCAGCAGGTGCTCAGCCAGGCCTCCTATGCCCGCGAAGGCGGTTCGCTTGCGATCTCCGTCAATGCCAACCTGCCGCAAGGCGTGGATCTGGGACAGGCGGTTGAGCGTATGCGTGCCATCGCGCAGGATGTGCTGCCGCAAGGCACCAGCGTAACGCTGCTGGGTGAAGCGGCCGAGCTGGATTCGGGACGCGCAGGAACCCTGCTGATCTTCGGCATTGCGGCGATCATCGTGTTTCTCGTGCTCGCAGCCCAGTTCGAGAGCTTTGTTTCCGCGCTGATCATCATGATCACCGTGCCCTTTGGTCTTGCCGCCGCCATGCTGGCGATCCTGATTACGGGTGGAACGCTCAACTATTACAGCCAGATCGGTCTGGTCATGTTGATCGGTGTGATGGCCAAGAACGGCATTCTGATCGTGGAGTTCGCCAACCAGTTGCGCGAACGGGGGCAGGATATAGACAGCGCCATTCGCGATGCTGTCAGCCTGCGCATCCGGCCGGTGATGATGACCATGGTGTCAACCGTCTTTGGCGGCTTGCCCCTGATCCTCACCTCGGGGGCTGGCGCCGAAGCACGCATTGCGGTCGGCTGGGTCGTGGTAGGCGGGCTGGGGTTTGCCACCCTGTTCACCTTGTTCCTCATCCCTGTGCTTTATCGCTGGATCGCGCCTCTGGGCGGAGAGCCGGGTGCGGCGAGCCATCGACTGGAGAAGGAAGTGGCCTCTCATGTTGACCCGGTCGACTAA
- the pta gene encoding phosphate acetyltransferase: MTAPAKPRTLFLTPTTDAFRLATPALGLVRALQRAGHKVAFAKPVADSTIEDGEEDISVHFARSLCNLTVPEPISLTHAEDQIRSGNISTLLEDIVALVEEARGDAEIVVVEGVVPAEDHNLISDLDVAMGRSLAAEVIAVLSGKSGDVSAIVDAVRDVALRVNTAVRPLAGVMIGRLPDVSLASDIKVALEKAKLDFPLIAAYPVTQSLNAPRLKDVVAEFGCNIRYQGGLDMARMEDVVVAARPPEHLVKLFKPGTLVVTPGDRSDVIMTTALAQSAGMPIAGLMLTCGVPLSPSIDEFLSARLSDLTILEVEEQTFDAATRLAGMDRRVRPGDDPRMEVLMDHTADHTDLSALRLDDSGDATVHMPPPMFRHRLIKDASRAGATIVLPEGDEPRTLRAAAICAEKKIARCQLLAKPADVETVAKSHGITLPAGLEIIDPDEIRGKYIEPMCELRKKKGLTPDQAEAQLEDNVVLGTMMLATGDVEGLVSGAVHTTASTVRPALQLIKTAPGNSIVSSVFFMLMPDQVLVYGDCAINPDPDAAQLAEVAIQSADSAKAFGILPKVAMISYSTGTSGVGADVDKVREATAIVKEKRPDIIVDGPIQYDAASVESVNRQKAPGSPLDGHANVFIFPDLNTGNTTYKAVQRSADVVSVGPMLQGLRKPVNDLSRGALVDDIVYTIALTAIQAGAEKA; encoded by the coding sequence ATGACCGCTCCTGCTAAACCCCGCACGCTCTTTCTGACGCCGACGACGGATGCGTTTCGTCTTGCTACGCCGGCGCTTGGCCTTGTTCGCGCTTTGCAGCGCGCAGGCCACAAGGTAGCCTTCGCCAAGCCTGTTGCCGATTCCACGATCGAAGATGGCGAAGAGGATATTTCCGTTCACTTTGCCCGCTCTCTGTGCAACCTGACCGTTCCGGAGCCGATTTCCCTGACCCATGCCGAAGACCAGATCCGCTCAGGCAATATCAGCACCCTGCTGGAAGATATTGTTGCGCTGGTTGAAGAAGCCCGTGGGGATGCTGAAATCGTCGTTGTTGAAGGGGTCGTTCCTGCCGAGGATCACAACCTGATCAGCGATCTGGACGTCGCCATGGGGCGCAGCCTTGCCGCTGAAGTCATCGCGGTTCTCTCCGGTAAATCCGGTGACGTTTCCGCCATCGTGGATGCCGTACGCGATGTTGCTCTGCGTGTGAACACAGCAGTGCGCCCGCTGGCTGGTGTCATGATCGGCCGCCTGCCGGATGTTTCGCTCGCCAGCGACATCAAGGTCGCGCTCGAAAAAGCCAAACTGGATTTCCCTCTGATCGCTGCCTATCCGGTAACTCAGAGCCTCAATGCGCCGCGTCTTAAGGATGTGGTTGCCGAATTTGGCTGCAATATCCGTTATCAGGGTGGTCTTGATATGGCCCGCATGGAAGATGTGGTCGTGGCTGCCCGCCCGCCAGAACATCTGGTCAAACTCTTTAAACCCGGCACTCTCGTCGTTACACCGGGCGATCGTTCCGATGTCATCATGACAACGGCTCTGGCCCAGAGCGCAGGCATGCCCATTGCTGGCCTGATGCTGACCTGTGGCGTTCCGCTTTCTCCTTCCATTGATGAATTCCTCAGCGCTCGCTTGTCTGACCTCACCATTCTGGAAGTGGAAGAGCAGACCTTTGATGCTGCGACCCGATTGGCTGGCATGGACCGTCGTGTCCGCCCAGGCGATGACCCACGGATGGAAGTGCTGATGGATCACACAGCAGACCATACGGATCTGTCTGCGTTGCGTCTTGATGACAGCGGGGATGCGACCGTTCACATGCCTCCTCCGATGTTCCGCCACCGTTTGATCAAGGATGCAAGCCGCGCTGGCGCCACCATCGTTCTGCCGGAAGGCGATGAACCACGCACACTGCGCGCAGCTGCCATTTGCGCCGAAAAGAAAATCGCCCGCTGCCAGTTGCTGGCCAAGCCGGCAGACGTGGAAACCGTTGCCAAAAGCCATGGCATCACCCTGCCAGCCGGTCTGGAAATTATCGATCCGGACGAAATCCGCGGCAAATATATCGAACCGATGTGCGAGCTGCGCAAAAAGAAAGGCCTGACGCCAGATCAGGCTGAAGCTCAGCTGGAAGATAATGTTGTCCTGGGCACCATGATGCTGGCAACCGGCGATGTTGAAGGGCTGGTATCGGGCGCGGTTCACACCACGGCGTCTACCGTTCGTCCGGCTCTGCAGCTGATCAAGACCGCTCCGGGCAACTCCATCGTGTCTTCGGTCTTCTTCATGCTGATGCCTGATCAGGTGCTGGTATATGGTGACTGCGCCATCAACCCGGACCCGGATGCAGCTCAACTGGCTGAAGTGGCCATACAGTCTGCCGATTCCGCCAAAGCCTTCGGTATCCTGCCGAAAGTCGCCATGATCTCCTACTCCACCGGCACCTCCGGTGTTGGTGCGGATGTCGACAAGGTGCGTGAGGCAACTGCCATCGTTAAGGAAAAACGCCCTGACATCATCGTCGATGGCCCGATCCAGTATGATGCGGCCTCCGTTGAGAGCGTCAATCGCCAGAAAGCACCAGGCAGCCCGCTTGATGGTCATGCCAACGTGTTCATCTTCCCGGATCTGAACACCGGCAACACCACTTACAAGGCGGTCCAGCGTTCTGCCGATGTCGTCTCTGTTGGTCCGATGTTGCAGGGTCTGCGCAAGCCGGTCAACGATCTGTCCCGCGGCGCTCTGGTTGACGATATTGTCTACACCATCGCTCTGACGGCCATTCAGGCCGGTGCTGAAAAGGCTTAA
- a CDS encoding aldehyde dehydrogenase family protein has protein sequence MDINTPVSRSATLDTTHLNVEFPFKPRYGNFINGQFAEPKSGQYFDNVTPITGEVICECARSNADDIEAALDAAHAAFPAWGKTSPTERSNMLLKIADLMEANTQMLAVAETIDNGKPIRESIAADVALAIDHFRYFAGCIRAEEGHISEIDHDTYAYHIPEPLGVVGQIIPWNFPLLMAVWKLAPALAAGNCVVLKPAEQTPASIMVFMDLVGHLLPPGVINVVNGFGLEAGKPLASSNRIAKIAFTGETTTGRLIMQYAAQNLIPVTLELGGKSPNIFFEDIMDADDAYFDKCLEGFSMFALNSGEVCTCPSRALVQESIYDDFMARALERVKKVKQGNPLDMETMIGAQASGEQKEKISSYLKIGEQEGATCLLGGTVANLPGLEGGNYINPTVFKGNNKMRIFQEEIFGPVLSVCTFKDDDEALAIANDTDFGLGAGVWTRNGNRAFRFGREIQAGRVWTNCYHAYPAHAAFGGYKQSGVGRENHKMMLEHYRQTKNMLVSYSTDALGFF, from the coding sequence ATGGATATCAATACACCCGTCAGCCGCAGTGCGACGCTTGATACGACGCACCTGAATGTGGAATTCCCGTTCAAACCGCGCTATGGCAATTTCATCAATGGCCAGTTCGCCGAACCGAAGTCCGGCCAGTATTTCGACAATGTGACGCCCATCACCGGCGAGGTCATTTGCGAATGTGCCCGCTCCAATGCGGATGACATCGAGGCTGCTCTGGATGCGGCCCATGCCGCTTTTCCCGCTTGGGGCAAGACCTCTCCGACAGAGCGCTCCAACATGCTGCTCAAGATCGCGGACCTGATGGAAGCCAACACGCAGATGCTGGCTGTTGCCGAAACCATCGACAATGGCAAGCCGATCCGCGAATCCATCGCCGCCGACGTGGCGCTGGCGATTGACCATTTTCGCTATTTTGCTGGCTGCATCCGCGCCGAAGAAGGGCATATCTCGGAGATTGATCACGATACCTATGCCTACCACATTCCCGAGCCACTGGGTGTCGTCGGACAGATCATTCCGTGGAACTTCCCGCTGTTGATGGCGGTATGGAAGCTCGCTCCTGCGCTTGCTGCGGGCAACTGCGTGGTGCTCAAGCCAGCCGAGCAGACCCCGGCCTCAATCATGGTCTTCATGGATCTGGTCGGCCATCTCCTGCCCCCCGGAGTGATCAATGTGGTCAACGGCTTCGGTCTGGAAGCGGGCAAACCGCTGGCATCTTCCAACCGCATCGCCAAGATCGCCTTCACCGGCGAAACGACGACCGGACGCCTGATCATGCAATATGCAGCACAGAATCTGATCCCTGTGACGCTGGAGCTGGGCGGTAAATCACCAAACATCTTCTTTGAAGACATCATGGATGCCGATGACGCCTATTTCGACAAATGTCTTGAAGGCTTCTCGATGTTTGCGCTCAATTCCGGCGAGGTTTGCACCTGTCCATCCCGCGCCTTGGTGCAGGAATCCATCTATGATGATTTCATGGCCCGTGCGCTGGAGCGCGTGAAGAAGGTCAAGCAAGGAAACCCGCTCGACATGGAAACCATGATTGGTGCGCAGGCCTCAGGCGAGCAGAAGGAAAAGATCTCATCCTATCTCAAGATCGGTGAGCAGGAAGGCGCCACCTGCCTGCTTGGCGGCACGGTTGCCAATCTACCCGGCCTTGAAGGGGGGAACTATATCAATCCGACCGTCTTCAAGGGCAACAACAAAATGCGCATCTTCCAGGAAGAGATTTTCGGACCGGTGCTCTCGGTCTGTACCTTCAAGGATGATGACGAAGCCCTTGCCATTGCCAACGATACCGACTTCGGCCTTGGTGCTGGCGTCTGGACCCGCAATGGCAACCGCGCCTTCCGCTTCGGGCGGGAAATTCAGGCCGGTCGCGTCTGGACCAACTGCTATCACGCCTATCCGGCCCATGCGGCCTTTGGCGGTTACAAACAGTCCGGCGTGGGACGTGAGAATCACAAGATGATGCTCGAGCATTATCGCCAGACCAAAAATATGTTGGTGAGTTACTCGACCGACGCACTCGGTTTCTTCTGA
- a CDS encoding PAS-domain containing protein — MDHGLINPNDPLERQNEKLLKIVTTLMRRVEKGVDASGVAYAQFQRAVLLEDEVRTRTHDLERALDLLNESNARLARANAETETARVNLANALETVQEGFALFDAEDVLVMCNSRFGLPMRDIHPHLKPGLRFEDYVRMVSTSSYFGLPEGQSAQIWAANRMDRHKDSHVAFNVRMAGDCWLQVSEHRTPDGGTVILQTDITDMVLLERQERERLLDGQARLIRATLEHLNQGICIFDDQDRLIGWNQRAGELLSIPARLFQLGSAFGALFKQIRTKTSIANKTDVGLIEKWVRDGVSRAPLSLEIVIGKERTLAVFAQQMPDEGFVISFTDVSAERAAVRAISEVNETLEQRVTERTLELEDALSEAERANASKSRFVAAASHDLLQPLSAAKLFVASLENEIEAPELAERVAKASNALMSAENILNALLDISKLDSGRAALHVGPVSLHELLDQLRDELGPLAQKKGLQFRMVAPPAVVESDTSYLRRILQNLISNAIRYTQQGKILVGVRKRQGRLFVEVRDTGPGIPEHEQGRIFDEFQRLNASVSAADGMGLGLAIVERACRLLKHPLHLNSELGKGTCFSVELPLSSVAPKCDLPDDLILLGKEKRLSLEHHIVLLIENDDSLRSAITITLEKWGVDVLPCAREAEAVSVLQELDIAPDAIIADYQLDDGKLGTDVVERLRERYGKVPTCIISANRSPLLAEQCRKMGASLHHKPLNPLELREFLEDAASR; from the coding sequence TTGGATCACGGTCTGATCAACCCCAATGACCCGCTTGAGCGGCAGAATGAAAAGCTGCTCAAGATCGTCACCACCTTGATGCGACGGGTGGAGAAGGGCGTCGACGCCTCCGGCGTGGCCTATGCCCAGTTTCAGCGCGCAGTCTTGCTTGAAGATGAAGTGCGCACACGCACCCATGATCTGGAACGGGCGCTGGATCTACTCAATGAATCCAACGCGCGGCTCGCCAGAGCCAATGCGGAAACCGAAACGGCGCGGGTCAATCTGGCCAATGCATTGGAAACGGTGCAGGAGGGCTTTGCCCTGTTTGATGCTGAAGATGTGCTGGTCATGTGCAACAGCCGTTTCGGCTTGCCCATGCGCGACATCCATCCTCACCTCAAGCCCGGATTGCGCTTTGAAGATTATGTCCGGATGGTCAGCACCAGTTCCTATTTCGGCCTGCCTGAAGGTCAGAGCGCGCAAATTTGGGCCGCCAACCGCATGGACAGGCACAAGGACAGCCACGTGGCCTTCAATGTGCGCATGGCCGGAGATTGCTGGCTGCAGGTGAGCGAACACCGCACCCCCGATGGTGGCACCGTCATCCTGCAAACCGACATCACCGATATGGTGTTGCTCGAGCGGCAGGAGCGCGAGAGGCTGCTGGATGGTCAGGCCCGCCTTATCCGCGCAACGCTGGAACATCTCAACCAGGGTATCTGTATCTTCGATGATCAGGACCGGCTCATAGGCTGGAACCAGCGGGCGGGCGAATTGCTCAGCATTCCGGCACGCCTGTTTCAGCTGGGCAGCGCCTTTGGAGCGCTTTTCAAGCAGATTAGAACCAAGACCAGCATTGCCAACAAGACCGATGTCGGCCTGATCGAAAAATGGGTGCGAGACGGGGTGAGCCGTGCGCCGCTCTCCCTGGAGATTGTGATCGGCAAGGAGCGGACACTGGCTGTCTTTGCCCAGCAGATGCCCGACGAGGGTTTCGTGATCAGCTTTACCGATGTCTCCGCCGAGCGGGCGGCCGTGCGAGCCATTTCCGAGGTCAATGAGACGCTGGAACAGCGGGTCACAGAGCGCACTTTGGAGCTAGAAGATGCACTTTCGGAAGCTGAGCGGGCCAATGCCTCGAAGTCCCGCTTCGTGGCCGCAGCCAGTCATGATCTGTTGCAGCCGCTCTCTGCGGCCAAGTTGTTTGTTGCTTCACTGGAAAATGAGATTGAAGCGCCAGAACTCGCCGAGCGTGTAGCCAAAGCCAGCAATGCATTGATGAGTGCGGAGAATATCCTCAACGCGCTGCTTGATATTTCCAAGCTGGATTCCGGACGCGCGGCGCTGCATGTGGGGCCTGTGTCCCTGCATGAGCTTCTGGATCAACTGCGCGATGAGTTGGGGCCTCTTGCCCAGAAGAAGGGGCTGCAATTCCGTATGGTCGCGCCGCCCGCAGTGGTCGAAAGCGATACCTCCTACCTGCGCCGGATCTTGCAAAATCTCATCAGCAATGCCATTCGCTATACGCAACAGGGCAAGATATTGGTCGGGGTGCGCAAACGACAGGGGCGCCTGTTTGTGGAGGTGCGCGATACGGGCCCCGGCATACCCGAGCACGAGCAGGGTCGGATCTTTGATGAATTCCAGCGCCTCAATGCCAGCGTCAGTGCGGCCGACGGCATGGGGTTGGGGCTCGCCATCGTGGAGAGGGCCTGCCGTCTGCTCAAGCATCCGCTGCATCTGAACTCTGAGCTGGGCAAGGGCACCTGCTTTTCGGTTGAATTGCCGCTTTCGTCGGTGGCTCCGAAATGCGACCTGCCTGATGATCTCATTCTGCTGGGCAAGGAAAAGCGCCTCAGTCTTGAACATCACATCGTGTTGCTGATCGAAAATGACGATAGCCTGAGAAGTGCCATCACGATCACGCTGGAAAAATGGGGCGTGGACGTGTTGCCCTGCGCCAGAGAAGCCGAGGCCGTGTCTGTCTTGCAAGAGCTCGATATCGCGCCCGATGCCATCATTGCCGATTATCAGCTTGATGATGGCAAGCTCGGAACCGATGTGGTCGAGCGCCTGCGCGAGCGCTATGGCAAGGTGCCCACCTGCATCATTTCCGCCAACCGCTCGCCTCTATTGGCAGAGCAATGCCGAAAAATGGGGGCGTCTCTGCATCACAAGCCGCTGAACCCGCTTGAATTAAGGGAATTTCTTGAAGATGCAGCGAGCCGATAG
- a CDS encoding FIST N-terminal domain-containing protein, with translation MTGHLAQMGLENRGYEAILRTGCVDCEADDAVDILRLALQPDDLDLVILFFSPRTDIAAFVARLGKGFENTKLVGCTTAGEITRDGYAEGTIVALGFPKSHFATRSVLIEDLDTLDGQQMVADIIRNRNALAAQAPSWQSEFSLLLVDGLSTCEDQLTAEISFGLGPVPLTGGSAGDGTDFTRTFVLHDGKVASNAAVLVQMISQCPIRVFKTDHLVPARTRMVVTGADPSRRVVSEINAEPAAREYARILGKDPEQLTPFIFAAHPVVVQFGGQHHVRAIQRVADNGDLVFFSAIDEGVVLTLAEPQNMADHLNRELRALATPKMPDAIIAFDCILRRLEAEQKQHLGQLSRILADNRVVGFSTYGEQYNSMHVNQTLTGVAIYPPDEV, from the coding sequence ATGACTGGCCATTTGGCGCAGATGGGCCTTGAGAACAGAGGCTATGAAGCAATTTTGCGCACAGGTTGCGTGGATTGCGAAGCGGATGACGCGGTGGACATTTTGCGCTTGGCGCTCCAGCCGGATGATCTGGATCTAGTCATCCTGTTTTTCTCGCCTCGCACTGATATTGCCGCCTTTGTTGCCCGGTTGGGCAAGGGCTTTGAGAATACCAAACTGGTGGGATGTACAACGGCGGGTGAAATCACGCGGGATGGTTATGCCGAGGGTACGATTGTGGCTCTGGGCTTTCCCAAAAGCCATTTTGCCACCCGCAGTGTGTTGATTGAGGATCTCGATACACTCGATGGCCAGCAGATGGTGGCCGATATCATCCGCAATCGCAATGCGCTTGCCGCGCAAGCGCCTTCATGGCAGTCAGAATTCTCGCTTTTGCTGGTCGATGGTCTTTCCACCTGCGAGGATCAATTGACCGCGGAAATCTCCTTCGGGCTTGGCCCTGTGCCACTGACGGGCGGCTCGGCCGGGGATGGCACCGACTTTACCCGCACATTCGTTTTGCATGATGGCAAGGTGGCCTCCAATGCTGCTGTGCTGGTGCAGATGATCAGTCAATGCCCGATCCGCGTGTTCAAGACAGATCATCTGGTGCCCGCACGGACGCGCATGGTTGTGACCGGCGCCGATCCATCGCGACGGGTGGTTTCCGAAATCAATGCCGAACCGGCGGCAAGAGAATATGCCCGCATCCTTGGCAAGGATCCCGAACAACTGACTCCCTTCATTTTTGCTGCCCATCCTGTAGTGGTCCAGTTCGGTGGCCAGCATCATGTGCGGGCTATTCAGCGGGTGGCAGACAATGGCGATCTGGTGTTTTTTTCAGCTATCGATGAGGGCGTTGTACTGACGCTGGCCGAACCGCAGAATATGGCCGATCATCTCAATCGGGAACTGCGTGCACTGGCCACTCCGAAAATGCCGGATGCGATTATCGCATTTGATTGTATTCTGAGGCGGCTGGAAGCCGAGCAGAAGCAGCATCTTGGCCAATTGTCGCGAATATTGGCCGACAATCGCGTGGTGGGCTTCTCCACCTATGGCGAACAATATAACTCCATGCATGTCAATCAGACGCTCACGGGCGTTGCCATCTACCCGCCGGATGAGGTGTGA
- a CDS encoding response regulator transcription factor, whose translation MLAYNENSQPAQFRSALIVDDHPLFCDALCMTLQAVSSIRSVHTVNSLQDALDIIIEHDSPDLIMLDLNLPDVQGLDGLLRLRNTTRSPIVVISSMADNKIISSVIHTGASGFIPKHSNRAIFQKAIETLAQGQKFIPAGYELLENSPALSEDETVKRMASLTNQQGRILQLICEGKLNKQIAFELSIAETTVKAHVTAIMRKLGVKSRTQAALVARKTSFEHVFDEGREPS comes from the coding sequence ATGCTTGCCTATAACGAGAATAGCCAACCAGCTCAGTTTCGTTCAGCCCTGATCGTTGATGATCATCCGTTATTTTGCGACGCCCTTTGCATGACGCTGCAAGCAGTGTCCTCGATCCGGTCTGTCCATACGGTCAACAGCCTGCAAGACGCGCTGGATATCATCATCGAGCATGATAGTCCCGACCTGATCATGCTGGATCTGAATTTGCCTGATGTGCAGGGGCTCGATGGCCTCTTGCGCTTGCGCAACACAACACGTTCTCCGATCGTGGTTATCTCTTCCATGGCTGACAACAAGATCATCAGCTCGGTCATCCATACCGGTGCATCTGGGTTCATCCCCAAGCATTCCAATCGGGCTATTTTCCAAAAGGCCATAGAGACATTGGCGCAGGGCCAGAAATTCATTCCCGCAGGGTATGAGTTGTTGGAAAACAGCCCGGCTCTTAGCGAAGACGAAACCGTCAAGCGCATGGCGTCGCTGACCAATCAGCAAGGCCGTATTCTGCAATTGATCTGCGAAGGGAAACTTAACAAGCAGATTGCGTTCGAACTGTCCATCGCCGAGACCACAGTGAAAGCCCATGTCACAGCCATCATGCGCAAACTGGGAGTAAAAAGCCGCACGCAAGCCGCTCTCGTGGCTAGAAAGACCAGTTTTGAGCATGTGTTTGATGAAGGGCGGGAGCCCAGCTAA